Genomic window (Corynebacterium simulans):
TGCCTGCCAGCAAGTCATTGACCATAGCCTGGCACCCAACATGCAGGTCATCGCGCGGATTCAGGCCGACATCGCCCGCAACGGTCACACCCTCAACCAAACGCCAGCCGTCCAGGCCGATCACGCCCAGTCGCGCATTGTGGATATCACCGCAATCCCTGATGCAGTATTCCTGCGCCCAGCCAGCCACTACGACATCCCGAAGAAGGAGGCCTAGACCATCATGACCACCATCAACCTTGACGATGACATCCGAGCTACACTGCGTAAACTGCGTCTTTCCACCTTCGCTGATATCTTTTTCGACCTAGTCGCCGCCGATGACGCCAACACCGCTCTACCGGAGGAAATCTTCCTCAAAGCCGTGGAAGAAACCGCGGCCAAGCGCCGGCAAACCAACATCGCAAAAGCCATCACCCAGGCGAAATTCCGCTATCCGGGAGCAACACTCGCCGAGCTGATCAACCCAGATGAACGAGGGTTGAATCTACGCCAGCTCAAACGACTAGCCGCAACACCCTGGCGCGACGAACCTTCCAATGTGCACGTCCTAGCGCCCACCGGTGCGGGTAAAACCTACATCGCCTGCGCTATCGGTATTGCTGCTTGCCAGGCTGAATACAGTGTCGCGTACTACCGGCTGGATCAGCTCGTCGATGAATTAGGGGCCTTCCTGCCAGCAGATGAACGCTATGTAGCTAAAATGCGCAAGCTACAAAACATTGATGTACTCATCCTCGATGATTTCCTGACCATAGGAATCAACCAGCGCGGACAAGAAGACCTAACCAAGATCATATTCGACCGCGACGGCAGACTGCCGACCATCATCGTCTCCCAGACAACCGCCGCCTACTGGGTGAAGAAACTACCCGACCCCATCGGCGCGGACTCACTGGTCAGCAGACTCAATGCCGGACAGCGCATCGAACTCGGCGACTACGACATGCGCCAACACCTGGCAAGCGCCACATATGGCGCCAACGAGTAGTCGATCGGATTAGAAGCCCGGCCGCTGGCCCCAACAGGGCCAGCGGCCCGGCCCTACCACCTAGTCGGAATCCAGCCCTACCACCGTTCCGCAACACCCCTACCAACAAGCCGCTCTCAGCAGAAATAGTCCTCTACCAAATGGGAAGACTTTATACCGGCATAGTTGGCACTTCACCGAATCATCGAAATTAGCCTCTGTTAGGCTCAGCCGGAGCTTCACCAGTCCTAAGAGGCTCTCGCACATGAAGACACTCTGAACCTCCGAAACCTTTACTCCACCACCCCGCGAGTGAAGCGAAAGCCCTCGTTACTTACTTTTCTCCAATCACAAGACTCTCGACGGCTCTTAGATAGTTGGTGCACCTCTTGCCGTTTCAGCAGAGATGTTACGACGGCATCCCGATGCCCATCTTTGGTCTCTACGATTCAATATTTGTGGTCCCACTATGTCGTTTCACAAGTTCACTAGCTAGATCAGCAGTAATTTGCACCGCTTCTGGGGGATCGGTGATCCAGATGTGGTCCCCAAACTGAAGCAATTGCCTTACCCCCTGAATATCCCCATATCCCACCACGATACGGACAAAGTTTTCATCCACGGGTTCATGGTGGATAAGCCGTGATCTCAAAACAGAACCGACCCCATCAGGCCCCACCTAGAGAGAATTTCAACGCAGTCTTGATTCAGAATCCAACTTTTCCACTTTTGACCTGTTGAACCTGCGGAACAGGTTTCAACTTAATACTATTTATTCCTGCATGTTTGCAGATTCCATGTGGTTAAAATTGACTTGTTTTCTTTCTTGCCTTTGGTCGTTTAACTCACCGGAGACTCTTGTGTTCGTAGCACCTTGCATGAAGGTTACATCTCCCATGAACTGTTGGACCAACACTTCCGTCCTCATTCTCCCTCGTTTCAGATCATCGGTCGAAGTTTCTTCAGGAGAAAGCATCTCGGGAGAAATCTTTTCTAGCTCCAGTGATAGCTTGAGAGCTTCGGTACGAGTCCTAGAAAGCACCTGGCTAAACTGCAGCTTTGAATATTGAACCATCGCTCTTTCTAAGACCATCATCGAGAAACCGGACGCTTGACCTTCCTCGAAAAGCTGAGCATACATAGCTACCCATTTCTTTGGAAGCTCAATTGAGGGCACCGCTTCGGCATTGACTATCATTTCAAGTTCCGAAATCGAGGCTCCTACAGCAGTCATCTCATCGCTATCAAAGCTAAGACTTTGCGGGAGATCGGAGGGAGACAAAATTGTCTGCTTCTGATAACCACCCATGCCTACGTAGAACATCTTGATGCAGTACGAGACATCTTGTCGATAGTTCGGTACTTCACTATCTTTCGGATAACCATTTAATTCATTTAGAACCCAAGCTCGCAATGTGTCCGCTCCGGCACGATAACTAAACGTTGAGGTTACCCTCGTTTAGTGGACACCCTATTTGTACGGATCTTGTGTCCGTAAGAGAGGATGTTCATTGTGAGTCAACAGCGCAAGAAGTACACGCCGGAGTACCGGCGTGAAGCCGCGAACCTGGTAATCGAGTCAGAGCGACCGATCGCTCATGTGGCTAAGGAAATCGGTGTTTCCGCCGGGCTTTTGGGCCGGTGGGTCAAACTCGAACGTGAACGCCGAGGATCCTCCGATGGGATGAGCGAGGCTGACCTCCGAGCTGAGAATGCTCGTCTGCGCCGGGAGCTGGCAGAAGCCAAGATGGATAACGAGTTTTTGTCAAAAGCGACAGCCTTCTTCGCCGCGAAGCAACGCGAGCAGAAAAGTTCGAACTAATGCAGCAGGAGAAGGCGAACTACAGCATCAAGCGCATGGCACGACTATTAAAAGTATCTCGGTCTGGATACTACAAATGGGCCCATGCGCAGCAGAAACGACTATCCGGCGAAGATGATCGGGCAGCATTTTACGATGATGTTGACCGAAAGATTCATCAGATTTGGAAAGACTCCGATGAGGTTTATGGTGCTCCGCGGATCACCGCAGAGCTTGCCGAGCGCTACCAGATCACCTTGAATCGCAAGACTGTGGCTAAACGGATGCGCATGATGGGCATTGAAGGGATTTCACCGCGTGCCTTTGTCCCGGTGACAACGATTCAAGCCAAGCGTAAGTCAACTCTTCCTGACCTGGTCAAGCGCATGTTTGATACTGGTCAGCTCAACCGAGTGTGGATGTCAGATATTACCTACCTGCGCACCGGTGAGGGCTGGTTGTACTTGTGCGCGGTCCGCGATGGTCATTCCCGCAGGGTACTGGGCTGGGCTATGGATAGCGTTCAAGACACACACCTGGTTGAACGGGCCCTGCGGATGGCGCATACGCTACGCGGTGATGTTCCTGATGGGCTGGTGTTTCACGCTGACCGCGGAACGCAATTTACCAGTGAGAAGCTCTGGGAGGTCTGCCGCAACCTGGGCATTGCCCAGTCTGTGGGGCGTACTGGTGTGTGCTTCGATAACGCGATGGCTGAGTCGTTCTGGTCGACGCTAAAGACTGAATTCTATGACCGGCAGCGCTGGGCGACCCGTGATGCTGCACGCAAGGCCGTTGCCT
Coding sequences:
- a CDS encoding IS3 family transposase (programmed frameshift) — protein: MFIVSQQRKKYTPEYRREAANLVIESERPIAHVAKEIGVSAGLLGRWVKLERERRGSSDGMSEADLRAENARLRRELAEAKMDNEFLFKSDSLLRREATRAEKFELMQQEKANYSIKRMARLLKVSRSGYYKWAHAQQKRLSGEDDRAAFYDDVDRKIHQIWKDSDEVYGAPRITAELAERYQITLNRKTVAKRMRMMGIEGISPRAFVPVTTIQAKRKSTLPDLVKRMFDTGQLNRVWMSDITYLRTGEGWLYLCAVRDGHSRRVLGWAMDSVQDTHLVERALRMAHTLRGDVPDGLVFHADRGTQFTSEKLWEVCRNLGIAQSVGRTGVCFDNAMAESFWSTLKTEFYDRQRWATRDAARKAVAYWIEVVYNRRRRHSALGMVSPVDFENHIGLTTSRKEIAA
- a CDS encoding ATP-binding protein, with protein sequence MTTINLDDDIRATLRKLRLSTFADIFFDLVAADDANTALPEEIFLKAVEETAAKRRQTNIAKAITQAKFRYPGATLAELINPDERGLNLRQLKRLAATPWRDEPSNVHVLAPTGAGKTYIACAIGIAACQAEYSVAYYRLDQLVDELGAFLPADERYVAKMRKLQNIDVLILDDFLTIGINQRGQEDLTKIIFDRDGRLPTIIVSQTTAAYWVKKLPDPIGADSLVSRLNAGQRIELGDYDMRQHLASATYGANE